One part of the Sorangiineae bacterium MSr11954 genome encodes these proteins:
- the coaD gene encoding pantetheine-phosphate adenylyltransferase, which yields MSRLSHPAVARLAVYAGSFDPVTFGHLDLIERASALFSDVIVGLGVHPTRHPLFSLEERMDLVRSVSSHLSNVRVESFDGLLIDYCQQVGARVVVRGLRAVTDFEYELQIAHANADLCPSVDTVFLPSRTEHGFVSASLIREIASHGGNVSRYAPSVVVEALRAKFTGPRT from the coding sequence ATGAGCCGACTGTCCCATCCCGCTGTGGCGCGACTCGCGGTTTACGCGGGGAGCTTCGATCCCGTTACCTTCGGGCACCTCGATCTGATCGAACGCGCCTCCGCGCTCTTCAGTGACGTCATCGTGGGACTGGGCGTTCACCCCACGCGCCACCCGCTCTTTTCCCTCGAGGAGCGCATGGATCTCGTGCGCTCCGTCTCGAGCCACCTGTCCAACGTGCGGGTCGAATCGTTCGACGGTCTGCTCATCGACTACTGCCAGCAAGTGGGCGCCAGGGTCGTCGTGCGCGGCCTGCGCGCGGTCACCGACTTCGAGTACGAGCTCCAAATCGCCCACGCCAACGCCGATCTCTGCCCCTCGGTCGACACCGTCTTTTTGCCCTCGCGCACCGAGCACGGCTTCGTGTCGGCCTCCCTCATCCGCGAAATCGCCAGCCACGGCGGCAACGTGAGCCGCTACGCCCCCTCCGTGGTGGTCGAGGCCTTGCGCGCCAAATTCACGGGGCCCCGAACATGA
- a CDS encoding CGNR zinc finger domain-containing protein, with amino-acid sequence MAKEMPPAAQRRTKADFRFMGARLCFAFAATLGDRGKAEAFERMVRPADLARWCVESGCIDTPPTCTDDDLVRAKELREAIQRVGEALANRTPTDPRDVAIINRAAAKPPLAPALAPDATAVRWLGDELDAVLSLVARDLITLCASPLRERVHLCENPACVAPFVDASRAGERRWCSMNTCGALSKKRGYRARLRASAD; translated from the coding sequence ATGGCCAAGGAGATGCCCCCAGCTGCACAACGGCGCACCAAGGCGGATTTCCGCTTCATGGGGGCGCGCCTGTGCTTCGCGTTTGCGGCCACCCTTGGCGATCGGGGCAAGGCGGAGGCGTTCGAGCGCATGGTTCGCCCGGCCGATCTCGCGCGTTGGTGCGTCGAGAGCGGCTGCATCGACACGCCGCCCACATGCACCGACGACGATTTGGTCCGCGCCAAAGAGCTGCGCGAGGCGATCCAGCGCGTGGGCGAGGCCCTGGCCAACCGCACGCCGACGGATCCGCGCGACGTCGCCATCATCAACCGCGCCGCCGCCAAACCACCGCTCGCACCTGCGCTCGCGCCCGACGCCACCGCCGTGCGCTGGTTGGGCGATGAGCTGGACGCCGTGCTCTCCCTGGTCGCCCGCGATCTGATCACGCTCTGCGCCTCGCCGCTTCGCGAGCGGGTGCACCTCTGCGAAAACCCCGCGTGCGTCGCGCCCTTCGTCGATGCGTCGCGCGCGGGCGAGCGCCGCTGGTGCTCGATGAACACCTGCGGTGCGCTCTCGAAGAAGCGCGGGTACCGCGCCCGACTGCGCGCCAGCGCGGACTAG
- a CDS encoding sigma-70 family RNA polymerase sigma factor — translation MLAKLRARVKSTHIIDDIRQETFSRVLQILRSRGGVRHPERLGALVNAVCTNVFREGCRSRRYEEFPAEGLAMSVGDVVDGLISEEQRRTVRRVLGELPESDRRLLRAIFFDEASREEICADLHVDREYLRVRLHRAKEKFRALFERSENQQPTRPLSSRF, via the coding sequence ATGCTCGCCAAACTGCGAGCGCGTGTCAAATCGACGCACATTATCGACGACATTCGTCAGGAGACATTTTCGCGAGTCTTGCAGATCCTCCGATCACGAGGCGGCGTACGCCACCCGGAGAGGCTCGGGGCACTCGTAAACGCGGTCTGTACCAATGTGTTCCGGGAGGGCTGTCGTTCGCGTCGATACGAGGAGTTTCCGGCCGAAGGACTCGCCATGTCGGTAGGCGATGTCGTGGATGGGCTCATCTCGGAGGAGCAGCGGCGCACGGTCCGTCGTGTCCTCGGCGAGCTGCCGGAATCGGATCGACGCCTCCTCCGCGCGATATTCTTCGATGAAGCGAGCCGCGAAGAGATCTGCGCCGACTTGCACGTGGATCGCGAATACCTCCGTGTGCGCCTTCATCGCGCGAAGGAGAAATTCCGAGCGCTCTTCGAGCGGAGCGAAAACCAGCAGCCCACGCGACCCCTCTCCAGCCGCTTCTGA
- a CDS encoding sugar phosphate isomerase/epimerase: MRTIQGPGLHLAQFADDVPPFDNLASIATWAAGHGFKALQVPAWDRRLIDLAKAAESQTYCDELKGILAERGIVISELSTHLHGQLVAVHPAYDAAFDNFAAPEVRGNPSARTAWAITQLKLAARASRRLGLTEVATFSGAFAWPYFFPWPQRPAGLIEAAFEELGRRWRPILDAFDEAGVNLCYELHPGEDLHDGVTFERFLDRVGGHARANILYDPSHFVLQQLNYLDFIDIYHPRIRMFHVKDAEFNPTGRQGIYGGYQPWADRAGRFRSLGDGQVDFKAIFSKFAHYDYPGWAVVEWECCLKHPEDGAREGARFVIDHIIRVTEKAFDDFAGGAADHAANRRTLGLG, from the coding sequence GTGAGAACCATCCAAGGCCCCGGCCTTCATCTCGCTCAGTTCGCCGATGACGTGCCGCCATTCGACAACCTGGCGTCGATCGCCACCTGGGCAGCCGGACATGGTTTCAAGGCGCTGCAAGTGCCGGCGTGGGATCGCAGGTTGATCGATCTCGCAAAGGCGGCGGAGAGCCAAACCTATTGCGATGAGCTAAAAGGCATTTTGGCCGAACGCGGTATCGTGATCAGCGAGCTCTCGACGCACCTTCACGGTCAGCTCGTGGCGGTGCACCCCGCCTACGATGCGGCGTTCGACAACTTCGCCGCGCCCGAGGTGCGCGGCAATCCCTCTGCGCGCACGGCCTGGGCCATCACGCAGCTGAAATTGGCGGCAAGAGCCTCGCGCCGGCTCGGTCTCACCGAGGTGGCCACCTTCTCGGGCGCCTTTGCGTGGCCGTATTTCTTCCCCTGGCCGCAGCGGCCCGCGGGGCTCATCGAAGCGGCCTTCGAAGAGCTGGGTCGAAGGTGGCGGCCCATCCTCGATGCCTTCGACGAGGCCGGCGTCAACCTCTGCTACGAGCTGCACCCCGGCGAAGATCTGCACGACGGCGTGACCTTCGAGAGGTTCCTCGACCGAGTCGGCGGCCACGCGCGGGCCAACATTCTCTACGATCCGAGCCACTTCGTTTTGCAGCAATTGAACTATCTCGACTTCATCGACATTTACCACCCGCGAATCCGCATGTTTCACGTCAAGGACGCGGAGTTCAACCCGACGGGCCGTCAGGGCATCTACGGCGGCTACCAGCCCTGGGCCGATCGCGCAGGCCGATTCCGCTCGCTCGGCGATGGACAAGTCGACTTCAAAGCCATCTTTTCCAAGTTTGCACACTACGATTACCCCGGCTGGGCGGTGGTCGAGTGGGAGTGCTGCCTCAAGCACCCCGAGGACGGCGCCCGCGAAGGCGCCCGATTCGTCATCGATCACATCATCCGCGTCACCGAGAAGGCCTTCGACGATTTCGCAGGCGGCGCCGCCGACCACGCGGCCAATCGGCGGACGCTCGGCCTCGGCTGA
- the ruvA gene encoding Holliday junction branch migration protein RuvA, whose amino-acid sequence MIGRLTGKVIAHEEDGAIVVDVAGVGYELTVPLGTVGRAQTDEGGRTTLYVHTHAREDLLVLFGFATLADRVAFRTLIGVSSVGPKTAIALLSVLPATELGRAIANKDLTKLTSVPGIGKKTAERLLLELQDKIGIAGAVAGATAVAAAASGPASKAATAAELTVSALTRMGYRPAEAERAVNILGKKVDSVPLAEAVREALALLAK is encoded by the coding sequence ATGATCGGAAGGCTCACCGGCAAGGTGATCGCACACGAGGAGGACGGCGCGATCGTCGTCGATGTCGCGGGCGTGGGCTACGAGCTCACCGTCCCACTCGGCACCGTCGGCCGCGCGCAGACCGACGAGGGCGGCCGCACCACCCTCTATGTGCACACCCACGCGCGCGAGGATTTGCTCGTGCTCTTCGGCTTTGCCACCCTCGCCGATCGCGTGGCCTTCCGCACCCTCATCGGCGTCTCCAGCGTGGGCCCCAAAACGGCCATCGCCTTGCTCAGCGTGCTCCCCGCGACCGAGCTGGGGCGCGCCATCGCCAACAAAGACCTGACCAAGCTGACCAGCGTGCCCGGGATCGGCAAAAAAACCGCCGAGCGCCTGCTCCTGGAGCTGCAGGACAAAATCGGCATCGCCGGCGCCGTGGCGGGCGCCACGGCGGTCGCGGCCGCGGCCTCCGGACCCGCGAGCAAGGCGGCGACTGCGGCCGAGCTGACCGTGTCGGCCCTCACCCGCATGGGGTATCGCCCGGCCGAGGCCGAACGTGCGGTGAACATCCTCGGCAAGAAGGTCGATAGCGTACCGCTCGCCGAAGCCGTCCGGGAGGCGCTGGCCCTCCTCGCCAAATAG
- a CDS encoding 3'-5' exonuclease — protein MVSRTRNNHPLFDPPPGPPWDEPPRDVPWAFLDLEMTGLDPSKDRVLEICIERVRGVDPDAEPEAVLETLILPGERALGNVHIHGIDREALAGAPLFDAVADRVLAILDGAVLVAHAAEWDVAFLEMELERAGRPIPPALMHPVDTLILARRAFAFQSYSLKNLAISMSIEHGQAHRAGPDVRAMRRVFERCVAELAPVSARDLWEVRVAARRARSAIVAACEEAVLHENTVLLTYRPSRRKPEPLLMVLTEIRADLDPPRVIGYQLPGRGRRELRADRILRIDPAPADPVAQ, from the coding sequence ATGGTGTCGCGCACGCGAAATAACCATCCGCTCTTCGATCCGCCGCCCGGTCCCCCGTGGGATGAACCCCCGCGCGACGTTCCTTGGGCGTTCCTCGATCTGGAGATGACCGGCCTCGATCCATCCAAGGATCGCGTGCTCGAGATCTGCATCGAGAGGGTCCGCGGTGTGGATCCCGACGCGGAGCCCGAGGCGGTGCTGGAGACCTTGATCCTGCCCGGCGAGCGCGCCTTGGGGAACGTGCACATCCACGGTATCGATCGCGAAGCCCTGGCCGGCGCGCCGCTGTTCGATGCGGTCGCGGACCGGGTCCTCGCGATCCTCGATGGCGCCGTGCTCGTGGCCCACGCGGCCGAGTGGGACGTGGCCTTCCTCGAGATGGAGCTGGAACGCGCCGGCCGCCCCATCCCGCCCGCGCTCATGCACCCCGTGGACACCTTGATCCTCGCGCGCCGCGCGTTTGCCTTTCAGAGCTACTCGCTCAAGAACCTGGCGATCTCCATGTCCATCGAGCACGGGCAGGCGCATCGGGCGGGCCCGGATGTGCGGGCAATGCGCCGGGTTTTCGAGCGTTGTGTCGCCGAGCTCGCTCCGGTCAGCGCCCGGGATTTGTGGGAGGTGCGCGTGGCGGCCCGGCGCGCGCGCAGCGCCATCGTGGCCGCTTGCGAAGAGGCCGTACTCCATGAAAATACGGTGCTTTTGACCTATCGTCCCAGCCGCCGCAAACCGGAGCCTCTTTTGATGGTGCTCACCGAAATACGTGCCGATCTCGACCCGCCGCGGGTGATCGGCTATCAGCTCCCGGGGCGCGGACGGCGCGAGCTTCGGGCCGATCGCATCCTTCGAATCGATCCCGCGCCGGCGGACCCAGTGGCTCAATGA
- a CDS encoding HEAT repeat domain-containing protein — translation MKRIMKPKFVASIVGAFVACAALLNGTDARSDATEQKSATSVYGYIPPDQIEFLSTPERIVSIASSSGSPAAIWETLEHGEKVECLECIAPVAKLLYDANAETREIAAWWLRRRIFGVFGPGEVYEQTLKTLKGDADPKRRAYAAEALGEFLAKPGIDACGAAVTADPDPAVRVAAANALGRLHDDAGGALTKALTDGDANVKIAALGSGVRINGWTGVAHVAPLTGDGDPLVRRRAVQVLDTLQAKGSVASVIALAKSDPDPEVRLSACHALGVFHDPSARPVLEQIAASDSNSFVRDQARIALRRL, via the coding sequence ATGAAGCGAATCATGAAGCCGAAGTTCGTTGCGAGCATCGTGGGCGCCTTCGTGGCATGCGCCGCGCTCTTGAACGGCACCGACGCGCGCAGCGATGCGACCGAGCAAAAGAGCGCGACCTCCGTCTACGGATACATCCCGCCGGACCAGATCGAGTTCCTGTCGACGCCCGAGCGCATCGTCAGCATCGCGTCGTCGTCGGGCTCCCCCGCGGCCATCTGGGAGACCCTCGAGCACGGCGAAAAGGTGGAGTGCCTCGAGTGCATCGCGCCGGTCGCGAAGCTCCTCTACGATGCCAACGCGGAGACGCGCGAGATCGCCGCCTGGTGGCTCCGCCGGCGCATCTTTGGCGTCTTCGGCCCCGGCGAGGTGTACGAGCAAACGCTCAAGACCTTGAAGGGGGACGCAGACCCCAAGCGCCGCGCCTATGCGGCGGAGGCGCTGGGCGAGTTCTTGGCGAAGCCGGGCATCGACGCATGCGGCGCCGCCGTCACGGCCGATCCCGATCCCGCGGTGCGTGTGGCCGCGGCCAATGCGCTGGGACGTCTTCACGACGACGCGGGCGGCGCCCTCACCAAGGCGCTCACCGACGGCGACGCCAACGTGAAGATCGCCGCGCTCGGCTCGGGCGTGCGCATCAACGGGTGGACGGGCGTCGCACACGTGGCACCGCTCACCGGCGACGGCGATCCGCTGGTGCGCCGGCGCGCCGTTCAAGTGCTCGACACCTTGCAGGCCAAGGGGAGCGTGGCCAGCGTGATCGCACTGGCGAAGAGCGATCCGGACCCCGAGGTGCGCCTCTCGGCGTGCCACGCGCTCGGCGTCTTCCACGATCCGTCCGCGCGCCCGGTGCTCGAGCAGATCGCGGCGAGCGATTCGAACTCCTTCGTGCGCGATCAAGCGCGCATCGCGCTCCGCAGGCTGTAA
- the cdd gene encoding cytidine deaminase, with product MSTSASSVVTPALLDRLVAEAKAVRARAYAPYSKYRVGAAIATASGNVFRGCNVENASYGATICAERSAIVQMVASGDDKPVACAIATFGASPGSPCGICRQVLVEFAREMPVVLVSENDAGEETRRDTSLGALLPDAFVSF from the coding sequence ATGAGCACCTCGGCCTCGTCGGTCGTGACCCCTGCGCTCCTCGATCGCCTGGTGGCCGAGGCCAAAGCGGTGCGCGCGCGCGCCTACGCGCCCTATTCGAAGTACCGCGTCGGCGCCGCCATCGCCACGGCGAGCGGCAACGTCTTCCGCGGCTGCAACGTGGAGAACGCATCGTACGGCGCGACCATCTGCGCCGAGCGCTCCGCCATCGTGCAAATGGTGGCCTCGGGCGACGACAAGCCGGTGGCCTGCGCCATCGCCACCTTTGGGGCGAGCCCCGGCTCCCCCTGCGGCATCTGCCGCCAAGTGTTGGTCGAATTCGCGCGCGAGATGCCCGTCGTCCTCGTGAGCGAAAACGACGCCGGTGAAGAAACGCGCCGCGACACCTCGCTCGGGGCGCTCTTGCCGGACGCGTTCGTCTCCTTTTGA
- a CDS encoding purine-nucleoside phosphorylase has product MSTPAATIAARLDATKAAILARIPSAKPKVGLVLGSGLGPFADTLQDLVKIPYGELPHLPASKVFGHAGNLCFGKSSNVEVVCMQGRAHAYEGHPLESVVHGVRTMARLGASTILLTNAVGGLVPTWSVGDLMVISDHLNLTGQNVLIGTNEDALGTRFPEMSEAYDLGLRAALHRVAAKHGITLREGVYAGLSGPCFETPAEVRMLQLLGAHAVGMSTVQEVIALRHMRVRVGALSCVTNVAGGTEGNPPTHQEVEETARAKRDELQTLLSGWIAAAGELP; this is encoded by the coding sequence ATGAGCACCCCCGCGGCCACCATCGCCGCCCGCCTCGATGCCACCAAGGCGGCCATCCTCGCGCGCATCCCCTCGGCCAAGCCCAAGGTCGGGCTGGTGCTCGGCAGCGGCCTCGGTCCCTTCGCCGACACCCTGCAGGATCTGGTGAAGATCCCCTACGGCGAGCTCCCGCACCTGCCTGCCTCCAAGGTCTTTGGACACGCCGGGAACCTCTGCTTCGGCAAGTCCTCCAACGTGGAGGTCGTGTGCATGCAAGGCCGCGCGCACGCCTACGAAGGCCACCCGCTGGAGTCCGTGGTCCACGGCGTCCGCACCATGGCCCGCCTCGGCGCTTCGACGATCCTCCTCACGAACGCCGTCGGCGGCCTCGTCCCCACCTGGTCCGTGGGCGATCTCATGGTGATCTCCGATCACTTGAACCTCACCGGTCAAAATGTACTGATCGGTACAAATGAAGACGCCCTCGGCACCCGCTTTCCCGAGATGAGCGAGGCGTACGACCTCGGCCTGCGCGCAGCCCTTCACCGCGTCGCGGCGAAGCACGGAATCACCCTTCGCGAGGGCGTCTACGCGGGCCTCTCCGGCCCCTGTTTCGAGACCCCGGCGGAGGTGCGGATGCTGCAGCTCCTCGGCGCGCACGCCGTGGGCATGAGCACCGTGCAAGAGGTGATCGCGCTCCGCCACATGCGCGTTCGCGTGGGCGCGTTGAGCTGCGTCACCAACGTGGCCGGCGGAACCGAGGGCAACCCCCCGACGCACCAAGAGGTGGAAGAGACGGCCCGCGCCAAGCGCGACGAGCTCCAGACCTTGCTCTCGGGCTGGATCGCCGCGGCGGGCGAGCTCCCATGA
- a CDS encoding PaaI family thioesterase yields the protein MPHLHPEPLDPFTFGESQPCFGCAPDHPTGFRLRFSRIGDEEVTTTFLPGEGHQGPPGIMHGGLVTTLADEIAAWAVIGLLGKFGFTATMEAKFHRPIRIGTSIDGRARIVKQGTRVITVEVSLVQENIQSYTGKFTFAVLDRAGTERLLQRPLPEAWARFGR from the coding sequence ATGCCGCATCTTCATCCCGAGCCGCTCGATCCTTTCACCTTCGGCGAGTCGCAGCCTTGTTTTGGCTGCGCCCCCGATCACCCCACGGGCTTTCGGCTTCGATTCTCGCGCATCGGCGATGAAGAGGTCACCACCACGTTCCTGCCGGGCGAGGGCCACCAAGGGCCGCCCGGGATCATGCACGGCGGGCTGGTCACCACGCTCGCCGATGAAATCGCGGCGTGGGCGGTCATCGGGCTCCTGGGGAAGTTTGGGTTCACGGCCACCATGGAGGCCAAGTTTCATCGCCCGATCCGCATCGGCACCTCGATCGACGGGCGCGCGCGCATCGTCAAGCAGGGGACGCGGGTCATCACCGTCGAGGTCTCGCTGGTGCAAGAGAACATCCAGTCGTACACGGGCAAGTTCACATTTGCCGTGCTCGACCGGGCTGGCACGGAGCGCCTGCTGCAGCGCCCGTTGCCCGAGGCGTGGGCGCGCTTCGGTCGATAG
- a CDS encoding 3-hydroxyacyl-CoA dehydrogenase family protein, giving the protein MTAHPESHGTSPTLPAGGPPGIIAVLGSGTMGQGIAQVAVQSGYRVRLYDAAIHRAGEARTSILAQLDKLVGKGKLAPIARDRALEGLIPASDVREACAGCNVVIEAAPEDMALKVALFREALDAAPNALFGSNTSSLSLTELGAKAGAPDRIIGLHFFNPPPLMELLEVVRGIGTSDETLSHALDLARHLGKTPIVVRDSPGFATSRLGVLLGAEAIRMLETGVASAVDIDRGMELGYRHPMGPLKLTDLVGLDVRLAILEHLHKELGEQFRPPALLRTMVRAGKLGKKTGEGFYVWLDGVAHAK; this is encoded by the coding sequence ATGACCGCCCACCCCGAATCCCACGGTACGTCGCCGACCCTCCCCGCCGGGGGCCCGCCCGGCATCATCGCCGTGCTCGGATCCGGAACGATGGGGCAGGGGATCGCCCAGGTCGCCGTCCAGAGCGGCTACCGCGTCCGCCTCTACGACGCCGCGATCCACCGCGCGGGGGAGGCCCGCACGAGCATCCTCGCGCAGCTCGACAAGCTGGTGGGCAAGGGCAAGCTCGCCCCCATCGCCCGCGATCGCGCCCTGGAGGGCCTCATCCCCGCGAGCGACGTTCGGGAGGCGTGCGCCGGCTGCAATGTCGTCATCGAGGCCGCGCCCGAGGACATGGCGCTCAAGGTCGCGCTCTTTCGCGAGGCGCTCGACGCCGCGCCCAACGCCCTCTTCGGCTCGAACACCTCGTCGCTCTCGCTCACGGAGCTCGGCGCCAAGGCGGGCGCGCCCGATCGCATCATCGGCTTGCACTTCTTCAACCCGCCCCCGCTCATGGAGCTGCTCGAGGTCGTGCGCGGCATCGGCACCTCCGACGAGACCCTCTCCCACGCGCTCGATCTGGCGCGCCACCTGGGCAAGACCCCCATCGTCGTGCGCGACTCCCCCGGCTTCGCCACCAGCCGCCTCGGCGTGCTGCTCGGCGCCGAGGCCATTCGCATGCTGGAGACGGGGGTCGCCAGCGCGGTCGACATCGATCGGGGCATGGAGCTCGGCTACCGGCACCCCATGGGACCGCTCAAGCTGACCGACTTGGTCGGCCTCGACGTGCGGCTCGCCATCCTCGAGCACCTGCACAAGGAGCTCGGCGAACAATTCCGCCCGCCGGCGCTCTTGCGGACCATGGTGCGCGCCGGGAAGCTCGGCAAGAAAACCGGCGAAGGATTTTACGTCTGGCTCGATGGTGTCGCGCACGCGAAATAA
- a CDS encoding DUF1565 domain-containing protein, with product MTALVLGVVLPLSTACSSSSDPSPAREDPGRDKPPPGGQKDPVPSPEPNKDPSCDPASKITCNVHASPEGQDENPGTSARPVRTLKKALTIAKSGQTVSLAAGRYSEASGESWPQKVPDGVILEGSGDAVLSSGSLEKAGLLYAGAGQIRNLAFESFRYAVVAKGKLVIKNAKVTGGGGFVFGADSQGELEDITMEELSFAGVTGIEQARIRMNKGSFRGKTSPSLDAEGCKNVIGVLLGGRSNATLDNVSFTNLGNGSFAAFDDSTASIGRGTFTRPALGDACTASSQIVSSDRASVNVEDTTVSDEAGAGLFVARASSKLTFRRSSVKNSTFGAMSYGRLEVEKGTFESIGKVGIYLASDSEATIAETTISAKRFGIQADSDTKLVVRKSHMTSEDEDAVLLRDVAADLGRPDDPGGNRLLGKETGLYVLDPAGRRTLVQAAGNIWRASIQGADADGRYPTQLVDGAQRGENFVLSGGASIQF from the coding sequence ATGACGGCGCTCGTTCTCGGCGTCGTTCTTCCTTTGAGCACGGCGTGCAGCTCCAGCTCCGATCCCTCGCCTGCGCGGGAGGATCCGGGGCGCGATAAGCCGCCTCCGGGCGGGCAAAAAGATCCCGTCCCGTCCCCCGAGCCAAACAAAGATCCCAGCTGCGATCCGGCCTCGAAAATCACGTGCAATGTGCATGCATCTCCGGAAGGCCAGGACGAAAACCCCGGCACCTCGGCTCGACCCGTGAGGACCTTGAAGAAGGCGCTCACCATCGCCAAATCCGGGCAGACCGTCTCCTTGGCGGCCGGCCGCTACAGCGAAGCGAGCGGTGAGAGCTGGCCCCAAAAGGTTCCCGATGGCGTCATCCTCGAGGGGAGCGGCGACGCCGTCCTTTCCTCCGGCAGTTTGGAGAAGGCGGGTCTCCTGTACGCGGGCGCTGGGCAAATCCGCAACCTCGCATTCGAGTCCTTCCGTTATGCGGTCGTGGCAAAGGGCAAGCTCGTCATCAAAAACGCCAAGGTGACCGGGGGAGGCGGTTTTGTGTTCGGGGCCGATTCCCAAGGTGAGCTCGAAGACATCACCATGGAGGAGCTGTCATTTGCCGGGGTGACCGGCATCGAGCAGGCTCGAATCCGTATGAACAAAGGCTCTTTCCGCGGAAAGACCTCGCCAAGCCTGGACGCCGAAGGCTGCAAAAACGTCATTGGGGTGCTCCTCGGAGGTCGCTCCAATGCAACGCTCGACAACGTCTCCTTTACCAACTTGGGCAACGGGAGCTTCGCAGCCTTCGATGACTCCACCGCCTCGATCGGCCGAGGCACATTCACCCGTCCCGCCCTCGGCGACGCGTGCACGGCCTCGTCGCAGATCGTCTCCAGCGACCGCGCTTCGGTGAACGTGGAGGACACCACGGTCAGCGACGAAGCCGGCGCCGGGCTCTTCGTGGCCCGCGCGAGCAGCAAGCTGACCTTTCGCCGCTCCAGCGTAAAAAACTCGACCTTTGGCGCCATGTCCTACGGGCGCCTCGAGGTGGAGAAAGGCACCTTCGAATCCATTGGCAAAGTCGGTATTTACCTCGCCTCCGACAGTGAAGCCACCATCGCCGAAACGACGATATCGGCCAAAAGGTTCGGTATTCAGGCCGACTCCGACACGAAGCTCGTCGTGCGCAAGAGCCACATGACCTCCGAAGACGAGGACGCCGTCCTGCTTCGAGACGTGGCGGCCGATCTCGGAAGGCCGGACGACCCCGGCGGCAATCGGCTGCTCGGAAAAGAGACGGGCCTCTACGTCCTCGACCCCGCGGGCCGGCGAACGCTCGTCCAAGCCGCCGGCAACATCTGGCGCGCCAGCATCCAAGGCGCCGACGCCGACGGCCGCTATCCAACGCAGCTCGTGGATGGCGCGCAACGAGGCGAAAACTTCGTGCTGTCGGGGGGCGCCAGCATTCAGTTCTAA
- a CDS encoding alpha/beta hydrolase produces MTTSIPPRDIGNIVHSNDNVSNHDFKHTYTKVDGITLHHVHCGEGSPVLLLPGWPQTWYVWRHVMRALAKVGYRAIAVDLRGLGQSSRPTTGYDTGRVAADLHHLMRKLGHEHYPVIGHDVGMWIGYALASDHPEVVERLAILEAFIPGLARSPEIFLPQSQNVFMWHFMFNQLADLPELLIQGRERAYLSWMFDQWAYKRDRVAVETYIESYSSPGALRGGFAHYRAIPETSAQNERRAKTKLRMPVLALGAEHATADMPLTIMEPVANDLRGAILPGCGHFVPEEDPDALLAHVLPFLRGAS; encoded by the coding sequence ATGACCACGTCGATTCCGCCCCGAGACATTGGAAATATCGTCCACTCGAACGACAACGTTTCCAATCATGATTTCAAGCATACGTATACGAAGGTCGATGGCATCACCTTGCATCACGTCCACTGCGGCGAGGGCTCCCCCGTCTTGTTGCTGCCGGGCTGGCCGCAGACCTGGTACGTCTGGCGCCACGTCATGCGCGCGCTCGCCAAGGTAGGATATCGCGCCATCGCCGTCGACCTTCGCGGGCTCGGCCAATCGAGCCGCCCGACGACCGGCTACGACACGGGCCGGGTCGCTGCCGATCTTCATCACTTGATGCGCAAGCTCGGCCACGAGCATTATCCGGTGATCGGCCACGACGTGGGCATGTGGATCGGCTACGCGCTCGCCAGCGATCACCCCGAGGTCGTCGAGCGCCTCGCCATCTTGGAGGCGTTCATCCCGGGTCTCGCGCGCTCCCCGGAGATATTCTTGCCGCAGTCGCAGAACGTCTTCATGTGGCACTTCATGTTCAATCAACTGGCCGACCTGCCCGAGCTGCTCATCCAAGGCCGCGAGCGCGCCTACCTCTCATGGATGTTCGATCAATGGGCCTACAAACGCGACCGGGTCGCCGTCGAGACCTACATCGAGTCGTATTCATCCCCCGGCGCCCTGCGCGGAGGCTTCGCCCACTACCGGGCCATCCCCGAAACCAGCGCCCAAAACGAACGGCGCGCCAAAACGAAATTGCGTATGCCCGTGCTCGCCCTCGGCGCCGAGCATGCCACGGCCGATATGCCGCTGACGATCATGGAGCCCGTGGCCAACGATTTGCGGGGCGCGATCCTGCCGGGTTGCGGACACTTCGTGCCGGAGGAGGATCCCGACGCATTGCTCGCGCACGTGCTGCCGTTTTTGCGCGGCGCGAGCTGA